In a genomic window of Papilio machaon chromosome 4, ilPapMach1.1, whole genome shotgun sequence:
- the LOC106720135 gene encoding lebocin-1/2 gives MAKFLPIFAILAVLVGESLCGDRLIRPTYRPPPQRPVIRMARQVNDEPLWLYRGDDVIKAPSTGEHPYLPSYIDDIKLDPNIRVARSFDSRSSKHSSGSHSTSTGSRDTGATHPGYNRRNARSIQTPPLFPTFSPTRPRYPPFPIYVRSPRDVQFQGFKKPTYHDVVIPNWNPNVKTDPRQILRIKSRN, from the coding sequence ATGGCGAAGTTTTTACCTATTTTTGCAATACTGGCCGTGTTAGTCGGTGAATCGTTATGCGGAGATCGCTTAATTAGACCTACATATAGACCGCCTCCTCAGAGGCCGGTGATACGAATGGCACGACAAGTCAACGATGAACCACTGTGGTTGTACCGAGGTGATGATGTAATCAAAGCACCTTCCACTGGAGAGCACCCTTATTTACCTTCTTACATTGACGACATCAAATTGGACCCCAACATCAGAGTCGCCCGAAGCTTCGACTCCCGTAGCTCCAAACACTCCAGTGGAAGCCACAGCACCTCAACTGGTAGCAGGGACACAGGCGCCACTCATCCTGGCTACAATCGTCGTAACGCAAGAAGTATCCAAACTCCTCCTCTATTTCCAACATTTTCACCTACTAGACCACGTTACCCGCCCTTCCCCATCTACGTGCGGTCCCCACGCGACGTTCAATTTCAAGGATTTAAGAAGCCAACCTACCATGATGTGGTGATCCCAAATTGGAACCCAAATGTCAAAACGGATCCTCGACAGATACTCAGAATTAAGTCTCGGAATTAA